In Triticum aestivum cultivar Chinese Spring chromosome 5B, IWGSC CS RefSeq v2.1, whole genome shotgun sequence, the following proteins share a genomic window:
- the LOC123114892 gene encoding FHA domain-containing protein FHA2-like codes for MSGMNAGMGSARGDQLEAGFAKLQGEDFQYIMQSYEIIVGRNSKKGKVDFDLSAVGGDRDVSRRHARIFYDFQHRSFALEVLGQHGCYVQRVLHRPGDDPVKLKSQDLIQIGQTQFYFLLPARPIFASFAAEGTPHSFNFRGQTIHIDSAATASPWQTHIPSQPMSSSGKRPAHSDFSASRHNGYGGANCGNGINVGTGTQGLFTVPIKMSSAELKTGPINVERAKILETRIAHKDEDKKLEYHLASCVAIMLTGKFTAIWPYGNAQKYLAAEDGSSTRTAERPWHRLLELLKNHPERFIMSSVSRGTITLEFVSLVSLADKFCSPEVDQVTARHR; via the exons ATGTCAGGCATGAATGCTGGTATGGGATCTGCTCGTGGTGATCAACTGGAGGCAGGATTTGCGAAGCTTCAAGGCGAAGACTTCCAGTACATCATGCAATCTTATGAAATCATCGTGGGACGCAATTCCAAGAAAGGAAAGGTAGACTTTGATCTTAGCGCCGTTGGTGGAGATAGGGATGTTTCCCGCCGCCATGCACGCATCTTCTATGATTTTCAACACCGCTCGTTTGCCCTTGAGGTTCTGGGCCAACATGGCTGCTATGTTCAGAGGGTCCTTCACCGCCCAGGTGATGATCCCGTTAAACTGAAGTCTCAGGATCTCATTCAGATTGGACAAACACAATTCTACTTTCTCCTACCAGCTCGCCCCATCTTTGCATCCTTTGCTGCTGAGGGCACGCCACACTCATTTAATTTTCGTGGCCAAACCATTCATATTGATTCCGCCGCCACAGCTTCTCCTTGGCAAACTCATATTCCATCACAACCCATGTCTTCATCCGGCAAGCGCCCTGCCCATTCTGATTTTTCTGCTTCTCGTCACAATGGTTATGGCGGGGCCAATTGTGGCAATGGAATTAATGTTGGCACTGGAACTCAAGGACTGTTTACGGTGCCAATCAAGATGTCCTCTGCTGAACTGAAGACCGGGCCTATCAACGTTGAACGTG CCAAAATATTAGAAACTAGAATCGCACACAAGGATGAAGACAAGAAGTTGGAGTATCATCTTGCCTCATGTGTTGCAATAATG CTTACTGGAAAGTTCACTGCGATATGGCCCTATGGCAATGCCCAAAAGTACCTGGCAGCAGAGGATGGCTCATCAACCAGAACAGCTGAGAGGCCATGGCACAGGCTGTTGGAGCTGCTCAAGAATCACCCGGAGAGGTTTATCATGAGTTCAGTCTCTAGAGGCACAATAACATTAGAGTTCGTTTCGCTGGTCAGCTTGGCTGATAAGTTTTGCTCCCCTGAGGTTGATCAGGTCACTGCCAG ACACCGCTGA